The segment TTGGTTTATTTTTGCATGGCCTTTTAGTGAAGACAGTGCCAGCAGTTGAGATCTACAGGCCACCAGCTGCCAGGAGAGCAAAGAGTGAACAGACAAGCGCGGATCAAGTTCAAGTGCAATCTAATGATTCATCTTCTAGTTCCAAGTAAGCTACCGCGAtgttttctttaattttgactGTAATTCTTGTACTTTTCAAAGCACATTAATGCCTTACGCTTTATGAAACACTCTACAAAGATCTACTCGCCAAAGAAGGCCAGACCGTGCTGTTTACGTTCCAAGACCCCGTAGGAGCTTGGACACCGAAGGTAGTCCACAGCCTTCAGAATCCACTCGTACGAGTCGTACAGCCAAGGAAACCACCGGGTCGTCCTCCTCCTCTCACAGACAATCAAAGTCGAATTTAAATCTCAAAGACATAGACTCTGATAGTCGGCAAACTGTGGAATGCGCGAAAAAGGGATCAAATACGTGCTCCGATAAAAGCCGGAGCAGTCTAGAAAATGAAATTAGTCCGCGTCTCCAGACAGACACGAAGGATACCGACTCTTCGGTTTCGTCGAGTTCTTCTAGTTTTTCGGGTTCTTCGGGTTCGTCGAGTTCTTCTAGTTTTTCGGGTTCTTCGGGTTCGTCGGTCCTGTCTGACGTAGAATCCTGTATCCAGGAAAAATCGGAGCTGCAGGTGAACAGTGTGAGCGAACACGTGCCAAACAAACCAGACAGTTCCACTGTTCCGGATGCAAAATGCGACGGACCCGATGCATTTCAATCCCCGACTGTTAAAGAAGAAGAGACATCTAGTAGTTCTAGCGAAGATAAAACTAGCTTAGATTCGGTTGAAGCGTGTGTAAATAGCGAAGTTAATGTTAACGGACCGGTAGAGGACTCCGATAAATGCAAGGATAACGTTGTTACAATATCTACGTCgaataacaataaaaagaaCGACAAACTTTCCAATAAGGATAAGATAACGAATAAGAAGAATAAGCAAATGGTAGCTCGCAAAATAGTGTCGGATGTTTTGATCATCTCGGATGTAGAACAGAAAGAGCCGTCTCCTATTAAGGAGGTTACTCCTCCACCTGCAACGCCACCGGAGAAGAAAGTGAAAAAGATTGAGAGACCGAAAAGTAAACCAGCTCCACCGCCATCTCCTCCGATTAAAAAGATAAACAGGGACGAATGCGATTGGGACAGTTTGTTCGACGACAACGGCGACTGCTTAGACCCGACGCTCATAGAAGAGGCAAGCATCGATGCGTGTAATTCTTTCTTTAATTTCAATGATAATAATCATCTTAAAGTTACTTGTTCTTCAGCTGACGTCAGCGGTGGGCGACGTTGTGATAGAACAGCCGAAAAGCGATTACAAGTACACCAAGCATATCGAAGTGTCCAGCGACGAATTTGCTCATGTTATCGAGATATACAATTTTCCGTCAGAGTTTAAGACTAGCGACCTAGCAGCTGCTTTTAGTCCTTTCAAGAATGGTGGCTTCGAGTTGAAGTGGGTAGACGACACGCATTGTCTCGGTGTCTTTAGTAGCCCTCTTGTCGGTAATTGAAATGATTCTATATTAACATGCTCTAGGGTAGTTTAACGTATACTCACGTTCTTGAACTTCTAGCCGCCGAGGTGCTAGCGTCGGATCACCCGTTTGTGAAAACGAGGCCGTTGAGCGAAGCCACGGCATTGAGTAAAACGAAAGCGAGAAGAAGCGCAGAATTTTTGCAGCCTTACCGGAGTCGACCGGAAACTTGCGCTGCATTGGCAAGGCGGTTGGTCACGGGTGCTCTAGGCGTGAAACTGGCTACGGCTAGGCAAGAACGCGAACACGAGAAAAATGTTTTGCGCGAGGCTAAAGGTAACTACTATTTATCCTAAAATGAACTGACCCCTGCATACGGTCATGCGTCACTCAACGACGAAGATACATTCTGAGACGCCCGTCGTTAAGCGACGCCGTGACTGTATCAGAGAAAATGGTGATTGAAATAAAAacgaaaaatgtgaatttctttCAGAAAAACGTAGACTAGCGAATAAACAGCGGGAAGACGTCTGGGAAGGTATAATTCCCGAAAAGTAGCATTGTCTACTGGTAATGTAACGTTACATTGAGAATTACTTGCATCATATGTAAATGCTGTGACATTTACATGCATTTGTGCCTTACTCATCTATTTTTCATCTTTGACAAACTCATTTGACGAGTACTGATTTGGCTATTGGTTTCGGGAACATACTTGGGGTAACTTTTGCCAATAGATGAGTGCGGCATGACGAAGGTACCAATTACTGATCATACTCGCTTAGGACTGGTAAATGAGTTTTTCCGGCGTTTGTTTCATTTCTACATATTCTATATATATACGCATATCACAATTTGTCCAGTCTGGTCGAATACGAGCGTGCCTGTTGCACTATTTTCTAATGGAAAAGGTATCGAGTATTTTAAGTGATATATACTTAGACAGGACGGTTTACAGTCCCGTTTATTATTAGAACAACTATAGAAACAGATGTAGAAACGTTTTACGATACGGTTATATTCTTACCTCGACAGTTGCCTCTGTTAGAAATTTATATATACGACAACAAACAATGCTGTGTTGTGCAATGATAATACGAGACAATAAGTTAGAATCGTAGAAGATAATACGATAATATTCTTTATGATACATGCACGCGTTTCGCATGCGCATACATCGATTTTGCTACAGTGATATGTAATCAAAACGTGTCTTCACAGAGTTATGATTTTCACTATGGAACTATTAACGAAATACATGGTGGCATTTTATTATTGTCTGTGCaacgtaaaaaatattgtagttgtgaattctatatatatatgccaattgtatacatatatatttctgTTATATGAATGTTAAAATCTGACGCACAATCATAATATCTACACATATTACAGACTTATTacacaagaaaaaaaaagagaacacAGAACTGCAgattgtatttttatatacaaTTGTTACCAACGGAGGAATAAAGATATGTATCGCCAAATCCTAGTCAATGTACGCAAGGAACATGTTACCTATATTGTATGTTATATTGCCGAATTTTGTCGACGAGTTGACAAAAGAATTTAAACAAAGcaaacaaaacgaaaaaaaaaataaaaaatattttatgtaccATACTGTTTCGTATATATTTCTCCTTACACTTGGGATCCAATTACAGTGTTCAATATAATtactaaagattaaaaattttaactGATCGAGGTTACTGTAAAAATGGCAGTATAGTGCGCTGTACATAAAAAGTCAGTTGACTCTTTACACGTATAGGTTACAACAACTTTCTAAAGTACAGCTCAAATGCGGGTATCTGTGATTACCATTTTCCtcccttctttttctttttctgatGCACTTTACGTTGCTGTTGTCGCGGACCGGAAGTCTCCACTGCCGGGCTATGCCGCGGGTTGGGGGAGGGTTTTGCGTTCGTAGGCATTTTGGTGATGTCGCTGTTAAGATATAGTGGATTATTAAAACCATTTACCCATAATTAATATTCCACATATATTTAATACGTACTAAAGATCGCTGGCTCCAGCAGCAGTACCCTGTGTACCCTTCATAGCAACATCCCTATTTCTTCTATCACGTTTCTTCCTGAACCCGCTACGTTCATGTCTGGGCAACCACCGTTCAGGATCAGGCGGTATATTTGCATCATAATTCTTAGGTAGTTTACCCTTGCGCTTACGCTTCTTGCGTTTCTTCTTCGTCAGATCAACAGTGGGTTTGCTAAAAACATTACAAATTTATATAACATTTCAAAAATAACATATTAAGGAGATTGTTTCATGTAAATGATGATAAAACTATATGGCAgaaaatcgaacaattttttagcGTTTACATAAGACAGCCCTTTAAATATGCAACAATTACCCTGGCGATGGTTCTATCTTCTTCTTGATCACTTTGGTACCTATTACCCAATTACTACTTTCCAAAGTATCCACATCGGTTTTCTCCGCAAGATCATGAAGAGGTGGCAAACGTTTCGACAACAGTTGCGCCTTTTCAGGACAGAATTGCACATAAGCGACCACCAACTGTGCCAACGTTTTGGTGTCCGAAGGCGAGGCATCTACCATTTCTTGTAGTATGTCTGCCGCTACCTTGATGTCACCGCCACGAAGATAGAAGTCGGCGGCCTGCCGCCAGAACTCTCCCAAATTAGCGgtggtttcctaaaagtccatgagataattaaaataagaacaaaagaaaagaaaaggtgaGAGGAAAACTATAGCTACCTTATTTTTCTTATAGTAATTGACAGCATTCTTGAGAGCAGCCGACGCTTTCTCGCGGTTATTGTTAGCCATGTAGAGAGTAACAAGCGCACTCACTACTCCGGGTAGCGACTTGTCTCTTTCATTCaaattttcgagaatctcgatCGCTTCCTGTTTCTCATCCTGGCTGAGCAACAGTTGCACACAGACCAGTTTCATCTGTAACTCCTTTTCTCCGACCGCGTACTGAGTCAACAGTTTCGCAGCTTCCTTCGCTTTGCCATCTTTACCGAGCTGAACGGCTTTAATGAACATTGCATCTGCAGCTAATGCAGGATGGTCCTTTGCAAGCTTGTTGCAAAACGATTGACATTGTTCTGCCTGTAAATAGAATGCAACATATTCAGCTTTGCAAAGATATGAATGTACTCGTGTCTTCTCACAAAAAATGTACCATAGTAGAATTTTGTACCTGATCAGTGTAGAAAGCAAGCAAACATTGATTGTACGAAATGTTCCTTCTTTGCCGAGAAGTTAATTTGTGCTCTAGATTGTCATGAGTGGCACTCTTCATTCTCTTTTTGCTGTCAAACACGTTCTGATCCTTGTTGAGGCAGACAAGATTGTTGCTTGCAACTGCTACCAAGGCTATATCGTCTGGTTTTGCTTTCAAAGCTGAAGTATAGAGCGTTTGAGCCTCTTTCTCGCGACCTTGAAGCTGCAGGCAACAGCCAAGCTGAACTCTAATAATTCCTAATTCATCCTCTATTTCTTCTTCAGCTACTCCATCTTCCTCAAGACCTTCCTTGCACATTTTCTCAGCTGCTCTTAGTTTCTTCTCTGCTTCTACTAAAAGCGCTCTATCTCCTTTACTGCCTTGTGCAATTAAATGACATGCTGCATTGTATGTCATTTCGTAAGTGTCTTCTCGTAAGGCAGGAATTTCCAAATCCTGAAAAGCAAACGTGCATATAAAATAATAAGACGTACGTTCCGTAATCGAACACTTACAGAGCCCTCTGTTGCTAAATTCACGATCACAGCTGCAAGATTCGTTTCCCTTTCATCTTCGTACTCGTCGTGAGAATTTTTGATTATATCTCTGTACACGCCGAAACATTCTTCATACTTTTCAAGCCGGTACAGTATTTGTGCTTTCAGCTCTTTGAGCTTTAGAGACAGATTAGAAATATTCTCCACCACCTTTAGTGCTTCGGGCACTTGATTCAATCTGTATAAACAGTAGGCTTTCTCAAAGTCTAAGTTActgcaagaaaaagaaaatacttGTTAATTTATGAAGTTTAATAAGTATAAGCAATCTTCCATTTATCAAGGACAAGGATAGGAACGGTTGGGCAGATGAGTAACTGAGAGCATCAAGATAAACAATCTTACACGGCCAGTTTAGGATTTTTAAGAATAAATTGCAGAGCGTCATTGAACTTGGAGAGCTGGATGCAGCAAATAACTTTGCAATGGAATGCAGCTTCTTCATCTTGAGAGAGCCCTAGaactaaataattttctaatgtGAGTACACAGCATTTTCACAAGAAATGGAGCACAGGTTATGTTTACTATATATTTACGAAAAAACGTTCGATTTATAGACTCGATGAAATTACTCACTTTTATTAGCGGTTTTCAAGGCTCTCTCGTAGTCCCCGTTTTGTCCCAATTTATTTAATTCCGCGTAAAGCGCGGACAGATTGTTCTCCTTAGTGGCCATGTTGCTCACTTTGCGAGCATGTCCAACGTGGAACCAGTAAGTCGGATAAACATGGCATCATTCTGTACTTCTTTCAGATAGATTCAATTCCTATTTCGATGTTTCATTCCGTACTAAATTAATTATGACTTGAAtttaatcatttgaaataatgcgaTAGATTAGTGCTTTCGTTTAAATGTTTGTATATTTATAGAGGAcatgaaatattattaatatacaaCGAATTAAATATTTCGCAAACGTTAATGTGCAAAAAAATTCACTTAGAACCTTGCAATAGTTAATTATtcgacaaaattaaaatttcatttaaaaagtaAATCGTGGCGTCATCTAGCgctattttaaatttataaGTTGCCTACCAGTTTCAAGATTTTGCCACGGATGGCGCCACTAATTTAAAATACGAATTTAAATGAGGGAAAATAGCTTCTGCCAATATTTGCACCATTCTACTGTttattaaaatgtataaaattcagGCTAATGATTTTTATACCATaatcttaaaataaaataagggaAACGAAAGATTTGCCAACAACTATTTTATTAACTGTTATCTACAAGCATTGTTTCAATCCCTGTATACAATATTTGTAAATCGCCTTTCGACAAAAATCTTTTCGATTTAGTTAAGTACACTGAAGGATTTGTTGTCTTTGAAGCACTTGTACAGATTGGCTGCCTTCTTACACTCGTTGGGGCCAGCTGAAACAGTTTTAGTAGATTCATTAATGGATATTCATCTGTATAATTGTATGCAATAACATTCTTCAAAAATATTCAACTTACTGATGTCTTTGCACTTGTTGATAACGTCATCGAGCTGCTCCTTCGTAACTCCAGCGGGTGCTTTTTGCCTGGCAGTTCCTTCGTTGAAGGATCCGTCCTGGTTCGTCTATCGCAAAAATATTAGTTGTCAGAATATATCGTAATAGTCACAgttaaagaaaatgaaaatgcaGTAATAAAGAAGAATGGAAGGGAATTATGATATAAAGTGCAAGCAAACAACAGTATGGATCACTTACGATTCCAATCTTCTTCAGCATGCAGGAGGTGAAACAGGCCAGTTTTTCGTCGTTGTCATTGAAATTGCCAGCCTTCGCATCGTCTACCACTTCTGCAAGATAAATGTAATAGATTATTGTAGatcattaaacaaatttttaaatcatccatcatttataaaaataacgagaatgatTAATGGTTGATAGCAGTAAATCCCGAACTTACTCGCGTCAACGCCGGTTTCCGTAATACAGTCATTCTTGAACTGCGATAGTTTAGCTTTTTGCTCTTCCGTGAGTgcctgaaaaaaaaattatgtaaacaTACTATAAGCATACTACATTTAACTTATTTCAATATCAATTTAATGTCTAGGTATATGGAACTAAACAACTATTCCCAAGAAATGATTAATATAATCATTGTCAGTgaattcattcattttttttttctgcacGGTTTGACTGCCGATTATGTACCACTCGGTTTCTTAGAATCTAGAAAATAATCGTCAAGATAAAGTAGCAATAATTATACAATCGAAACAACCAAAGAGTTCTAATCGCCTCGTTCGCTGTTGGTCTTCGGGGTTATCAATTTATTCAATCCAAAACTCCAAGACATTCATTTTCGCTTTTCATGTAACACTTCGTTATCTTTATTGCTTAAGAACTTTATTACTTATCGTGGTATTTCcataaatagaaaatacaatTAGAAGTCCCAAAATGGAGACTAAGGAAACCAATTTTACGGAATATAAtgctataaaaaatattattaatataaatatttgtctATCATTATAAGGTCATTAGCACGTTGACTGTCATGCCGGTCAGCGACAACTGGCGTTTGTTGTGTCAGCGGGGCCACGGTGGTTATCAGTAATTGGCGTCACATAATTtttgaaatgattaaagcaAGATGACCACCATACATTAGAAGAATACAGTAGAAgaaaaacaaatgaattttAGACACGCGATATTGGAAGAATTGATAGCTTAGCTTTCTAAAAGATTTATTATCTAAGACGTTGATTTTAATACATTGGTGGTGCCGATTGCGTTAACATTTAAACGTTATACTGCTAAATTATGGGAGTTTCATTGAAGAATTCAAGCCACAACACGCGAAACTGACATAGAGTAGGGGactataattatacttatttttatagcacaatgaatattaataaaagAGACATATAACATACACGTTAACTGAttctaatgaaataaatttaatatctcttttttaatgtttattatgcattaacaataagtataattaatgtaggtacagtaattgggttcttCACCCTAATAGTCGAcgcgttaacactagaactaccgagccctaaacgtgacttagacttatccctttataataacagcaagattcaatttgctcaggtttcatacgatttttatagtgaaaacgttttcatagtttcggtAATCATGAAAGGAGAAATCATCCATCAGTCAttctgactggttcggtagttctagtgttaatatttgcAGCGATTCAAagcgaaaaattaatttttcgacgaACGAAAAATCTCACCAAGGCACTGACGAGGCAGAGGGCAAAAACAACGAGTA is part of the Halictus rubicundus isolate RS-2024b chromosome 10, iyHalRubi1_principal, whole genome shotgun sequence genome and harbors:
- the LOC143358103 gene encoding uncharacterized protein LOC143358103 isoform X2; the protein is MGADGPRSPSASPERVRAQRPVKTVPAVEIYRPPAARRAKSEQTSADQVQVQSNDSSSSSKSTRQRRPDRAVYVPRPRRSLDTEGSPQPSESTRTSRTAKETTGSSSSSHRQSKSNLNLKDIDSDSRQTVECAKKGSNTCSDKSRSSLENEISPRLQTDTKDTDSSVSSSSSSFSGSSGSSSSSSFSGSSGSSVLSDVESCIQEKSELQVNSVSEHVPNKPDSSTVPDAKCDGPDAFQSPTVKEEETSSSSSEDKTSLDSVEACVNSEVNVNGPVEDSDKCKDNVVTISTSNNNKKNDKLSNKDKITNKKNKQMVARKIVSDVLIISDVEQKEPSPIKEVTPPPATPPEKKVKKIERPKSKPAPPPSPPIKKINRDECDWDSLFDDNGDCLDPTLIEELTSAVGDVVIEQPKSDYKYTKHIEVSSDEFAHVIEIYNFPSEFKTSDLAAAFSPFKNGGFELKWVDDTHCLGVFSSPLVAAEVLASDHPFVKTRPLSEATALSKTKARRSAEFLQPYRSRPETCAALARRLVTGALGVKLATARQEREHEKNVLREAKEKRRLANKQREDVWEGIIPEK
- the LOC143358103 gene encoding uncharacterized protein LOC143358103 isoform X1; the encoded protein is MSLQDNLFSEDVGHDVTLFSRDKRRKRVLVFPPVNNYRRFIIHQLVQDRFDDLHTFSIGQGLDRRTVVCYKSDLIRDPKLNGVQCKSNVKVADTLLEMGADGPRSPSASPERVRAQRPVKTVPAVEIYRPPAARRAKSEQTSADQVQVQSNDSSSSSKSTRQRRPDRAVYVPRPRRSLDTEGSPQPSESTRTSRTAKETTGSSSSSHRQSKSNLNLKDIDSDSRQTVECAKKGSNTCSDKSRSSLENEISPRLQTDTKDTDSSVSSSSSSFSGSSGSSSSSSFSGSSGSSVLSDVESCIQEKSELQVNSVSEHVPNKPDSSTVPDAKCDGPDAFQSPTVKEEETSSSSSEDKTSLDSVEACVNSEVNVNGPVEDSDKCKDNVVTISTSNNNKKNDKLSNKDKITNKKNKQMVARKIVSDVLIISDVEQKEPSPIKEVTPPPATPPEKKVKKIERPKSKPAPPPSPPIKKINRDECDWDSLFDDNGDCLDPTLIEELTSAVGDVVIEQPKSDYKYTKHIEVSSDEFAHVIEIYNFPSEFKTSDLAAAFSPFKNGGFELKWVDDTHCLGVFSSPLVAAEVLASDHPFVKTRPLSEATALSKTKARRSAEFLQPYRSRPETCAALARRLVTGALGVKLATARQEREHEKNVLREAKEKRRLANKQREDVWEGIIPEK
- the LOC143358105 gene encoding general odorant-binding protein 56a-like gives rise to the protein MKSILVVFALCLVSALALTEEQKAKLSQFKNDCITETGVDAKVVDDAKAGNFNDNDEKLACFTSCMLKKIGITNQDGSFNEGTARQKAPAGVTKEQLDDVINKCKDITGPNECKKAANLYKCFKDNKSFSVLN
- the Srp72 gene encoding signal recognition particle 72, which translates into the protein MATKENNLSALYAELNKLGQNGDYERALKTANKILGLSQDEEAAFHCKVICCIQLSKFNDALQFILKNPKLAVNLDFEKAYCLYRLNQVPEALKVVENISNLSLKLKELKAQILYRLEKYEECFGVYRDIIKNSHDEYEDERETNLAAVIVNLATEGSDLEIPALREDTYEMTYNAACHLIAQGSKGDRALLVEAEKKLRAAEKMCKEGLEEDGVAEEEIEDELGIIRVQLGCCLQLQGREKEAQTLYTSALKAKPDDIALVAVASNNLVCLNKDQNVFDSKKRMKSATHDNLEHKLTSRQRRNISYNQCLLAFYTDQAEQCQSFCNKLAKDHPALAADAMFIKAVQLGKDGKAKEAAKLLTQYAVGEKELQMKLVCVQLLLSQDEKQEAIEILENLNERDKSLPGVVSALVTLYMANNNREKASAALKNAVNYYKKNKETTANLGEFWRQAADFYLRGGDIKVAADILQEMVDASPSDTKTLAQLVVAYVQFCPEKAQLLSKRLPPLHDLAEKTDVDTLESSNWVIGTKVIKKKIEPSPGKPTVDLTKKKRKKRKRKGKLPKNYDANIPPDPERWLPRHERSGFRKKRDRRNRDVAMKGTQGTAAGASDLYDITKMPTNAKPSPNPRHSPAVETSGPRQQQRKVHQKKKKKGGKW